The Herbaspirillum sp. DW155 genomic interval AGAAACTGGTCGACCAGGCCGTGGCCCGCTGGGGCCGCGTGGATGTGCTGGTCAACAGCGCCGGCCACGGTCCGCGTGCCCCCATCCTCGACATCACCGATGAAGACTGGCATCGCGGCATGGATACCTATCTGCTCAACGTGATCCGTCCCACGCGCCTGGTCACGCCGCTGATGCAGGCGCAAGGCGGCGGGGCCATCATCAACATTTCCTCGGCCTGGGCCTTCGAACCCTCCGACATGTTCCCGACCTCGGCGGTATTTCGCGCCGGACTGGCCGCGTTCACCAAGCTCTTCGCCGACAAGTACGCGCCCGAGAACATCCGCATCAACAACGTCCTGCCGGGCTGGATCGACAGCCTGCCGCAGCGCGAGGAACGCCGCGCCGGCGTGCCCATGCAGCGCTACGGCACCAGCGAGGAAGTGGCCGCGACCATCGCCTTCCTGGCCTCCAGCGGTGCCGGCTACATCACCGGACAAAACATCCGGGTCGATGGCGGGCTGATGCGTTCGCTGTGATACCTGAAATACGCGAAGCGCTGCAGTGAAGACGGCTCTGCACGGCAGGGCCGTTTTGCTGCTGTGCACCGTATTTCATTCTCATCGCTCTGGCGCGCAAAAAAGTATCAGTCCTTCTTCGCTGGTGATGTAGAAGCCGCAACCAGACGGGCACTAAGATGCAGCACATGACGAAAACTGCCCACAACGAATGGGCAGATTCAACAAGGAAAATGCTCTCGGCTGAGAGGAGACACGATGCAGCCCGACCTGGAACTGGTCCATATCCGCAAGGGTGAATCCTTCGCGGCATGGATGCACGGCTACCCCTTCCGTACCGTGCGCTGGCACTACCATCCGGAATACGAGATCCACCTCGTCGTGGCGACCTCGGGACGTTTCTACGTCGGCGACCATATCGGCGACTTCGCTCCCGGCCAGCTGGTGATGACCGGCCCCAATCTGCCGCAGAACTGGATTTCCGACATCGGCCGCGATGAAGTGGTGCCGGTGCGTTCGCTGGTGATCCAGTTCCCCGAGCAACTGGTGGACCAGTGCGCCGCCAGCATCCCCGAGATGGAAGCCATCATGCCGCTGCTCGAACGCAGCCATCGCGGCCTGCTGTTCGATGCCGCCACCAGCGACACGGTACGGCCGCTGATGCAGCGCCTGATCGACCAGCGTGGCCTGAAGCGCCTGGCCCTGTTCTGGGAAATCCTCGACGTACTGGCCAATTCGCCCGAACCGGAAGTGCTGGCCAGCCTCTCCTACAAGCTCGACCTGTCGGGCGTGAACAGCAGCGGGCTCAACCGCGCCATCGCCTACCTGCGCGAACACCTCACCGATGACATCGGCGAGCAGGACCTGGCCGACATGGTGGGCCAAAACCTGAGTACTTTCTCGCGTGCCTTCAAGCGCCATACCGGGACCACCCTGGTGCGCTACAAGAATCAGCTGCGCGTGGACCTGGCCTGCCTGGCCCTGCTCAACAAGCCGCAGGCGCGCATTACCGACATCTGCTACGAGACGGGTTTTTCCAATCTCTCCAATTTCAACCGGCACTTTCACAAGATCAAGGGCATGTCGCCCTCGGAGTTCCGCAATACCTTTGCCAGCAATGGCGTCTTTGCCGCCACCGGATAGTCGCGGCCACCCCGGAGAAATTATTTAAATCATTTCCCCATTCGGGGAAAACGCATTCAGGAAAGCCCCCGCTTTCCCGAACAGGACAGGTGTTGCCTGTCATCTCGCAACGAGCAATTTCATCATCAGCTACACGACCAACAACAATGGAGACTGCAATGAAGAAAGCACTGACCGCACTGGCCCTGTCGGCCGCCACCGTAGCCACGCTGGCCGCTTCCCCGGCAAGCGCCCAGGAACTGTCCAGGCTCAAGATCGGCATGAGCTTCCAGGAAATGAACAATCCCTATTTCGTCTCGATGAAAAAGGCCCTCGATGATGCGGCCAAGTCCTTCGGTGCCAAGGTCATCGTCACCGATGCCGCCCACAACGTGGCCAAGCAGATTGCCGACATCGAAGACATGCTGCAGCAGAACATCGACATCCTGCTCATCAATCCGACCGACTCGGCCGGCGTGGAAGCGGCCGTCAAGGCAGCCAAGGCGCGTAACGTCATCGTGGTGGCGGTCGATGCCAATGCCTCCGGTCCGGTGGACATGTTCGTCGGTTCCAAGAACAAGGACGCCGGTTACCAATCCTGCCGTGCGCTGGCCGATGCCATCGGCGGCAAGGGCGAGGTGGCCATCCTCGACGGCATTCCCGTGGTACCCATCCTGCAGCGCGTGGAGGGCTGCAAGCAGGCCCTGGGCGAATACAAGGACATCAAACTCGTGGCCACCCAGAACGGCCGCCAGGACCGCTCGGTGGCCTTGGGCGTGGTGGAAAACATGATCCAGTCGCGCCCCAACCTCAAGGGCATCTTCTCGGTCAATGACGGCGGTGCGATGGGTGCGCTGGCGGCCATCCAGGGCAGCGGCAAGGACATCAAGCTGACCTCGGTGGACGGTGCGCCCGAAGCCGTCAAGGCCATTGCCGATGGTGGCCCGTTCATCGAAACCACCGCGCAGTTCCCGCGTGACCAGGTGCGCGTGGGTCTGGCGATGGCGCTGGCCAAGAAGTGGGGCGCGCGCGTGGTGCCCAAGGAAGTGCCCATCGACGTCATGCCGGTGACCAAGAAGAACGCGGCCGGCTTCAGCTGGTAAGTCGCGGGCGCGCCGGTCATGATCCGTCGCGCCTTCCTTTCCCTCGATGGAGGCAGCCATGCTCCAACTGACTGGTATCAAGAAGAACTTCGGCCCGGTGACGGTGCTGCGCGGTGTCGATCTGGAGGTGCGCGCCGGTGAGGTCCACGCGCTGCTGGGCGAGAACGGCGCGGGTAAGTCCACGCTGATGAAAATCCTGTGCGGCATCGTCACCCCCGATGCCGGCGAGATCCGCATCGATGGACAGGCCTGTCGCTTCGACAGCTATCACGAGGCCATCGCCGCCGGTGTCGGTGTGGTGTTCCAGGAGTTTTCGCTGATCCCTTATCTGGATGCGGTGGACAACATGTTCCTGGCACGCGAGCTGCGCAGTTCCTTCGGCCTGCTCCAGCGCGCTGCCATGCGGCGTCGTGCGGCGCAGATCATCGCCCAGCTGGGCGTGGAGATTCCCCTGGACGTGCCGGTCTGCAAGCTCTCGGTGGCGCAGCAGCAGTTCGTCGAGATCGCCAAGGCGCTGGCACTCGAGGCCCGCATCCTGGTGCTGGATGAACCGACCGCAACGCTTACACCGGGCGAAGTCGAGCATCTCTTCAAGGTCATGCGCGGCCTGCGCGAGCAGGGTGTGGCGATCATCTTCATCTCGCATCATCTGGAAGAAATCTTCGAGATCTGCGACCGCATCACCGTGCTGCGCGACGGCACGTACATCGGCACCTGTGCCGTGAGCGAAGTGGATCAGGCGCGCCTGGTGGAGATGATGGTGGGGCGGCGCATCGAGAACTGCTTCCCGCCCAAGCCCGCCGTCGCGCCCGAGGGCGATGTGGTGCTGGAAGTGGAGGCCTTGCAGCTCAAGCGCAATGGCCCGGTGTCGCGCTTCCGGTTACGACGCGGCGAGATACTGGGCTTTGCCGGACTGGTCGGCTCGGGTCGTACCGAAACCGTGCTGGCCATGCTGGGCGCGCATCCGTCGGTGCAGTGCAAGCTCACCATGCGTGGCGTGCCGCTGCGCTTTGCCGATCCGGCACAAGCCCTGCAGGCGGGAATCGGCCTGCTGCCGGAAAGCCGCAAGGAACAAGGGCTCATCACCAGCTTCCCCATCCTGCACAACATCTCGCTGAACAACTACGGCAAGTATCGCGCGGGCGGTTTTTTCCTGGACCGCCGTCGCGAGGCCGAATCGACCCGCATGGCCATGCAGCGCGTGCGCGTGAAGGCGCCGGATGCACATGCGCGTGTCGATACGCTCTCCGGCGGCAACCAGCAGAAGGTGGTGATTGCGCGCTGGATCAATCACAACATGCAGGTGCTGATCTTCGATGAACCCACGCGCGGCATCGATGTGGGCGCCAAGGCCGAGATCTATCAGCTCATGCGCGAATTCACCGCGCAGGGCTATTCCATCATCATGATTTCTTCCGAGTTGCCGGAGGTGGTCGGCATGTCCGACCGGGTGTGCGTCTTCAAGGGCGGCGGCATCGTGGCCACCGTCGAAGGCGA includes:
- a CDS encoding SDR family oxidoreductase, with the protein product MSTKVALITAAGSGMGAAAARRLAADGFQVGILSSSGRGEALAAELGGVGVTGSNQSVADLQKLVDQAVARWGRVDVLVNSAGHGPRAPILDITDEDWHRGMDTYLLNVIRPTRLVTPLMQAQGGGAIINISSAWAFEPSDMFPTSAVFRAGLAAFTKLFADKYAPENIRINNVLPGWIDSLPQREERRAGVPMQRYGTSEEVAATIAFLASSGAGYITGQNIRVDGGLMRSL
- a CDS encoding AraC family transcriptional regulator; the protein is MQPDLELVHIRKGESFAAWMHGYPFRTVRWHYHPEYEIHLVVATSGRFYVGDHIGDFAPGQLVMTGPNLPQNWISDIGRDEVVPVRSLVIQFPEQLVDQCAASIPEMEAIMPLLERSHRGLLFDAATSDTVRPLMQRLIDQRGLKRLALFWEILDVLANSPEPEVLASLSYKLDLSGVNSSGLNRAIAYLREHLTDDIGEQDLADMVGQNLSTFSRAFKRHTGTTLVRYKNQLRVDLACLALLNKPQARITDICYETGFSNLSNFNRHFHKIKGMSPSEFRNTFASNGVFAATG
- a CDS encoding ABC transporter substrate-binding protein; translation: MKKALTALALSAATVATLAASPASAQELSRLKIGMSFQEMNNPYFVSMKKALDDAAKSFGAKVIVTDAAHNVAKQIADIEDMLQQNIDILLINPTDSAGVEAAVKAAKARNVIVVAVDANASGPVDMFVGSKNKDAGYQSCRALADAIGGKGEVAILDGIPVVPILQRVEGCKQALGEYKDIKLVATQNGRQDRSVALGVVENMIQSRPNLKGIFSVNDGGAMGALAAIQGSGKDIKLTSVDGAPEAVKAIADGGPFIETTAQFPRDQVRVGLAMALAKKWGARVVPKEVPIDVMPVTKKNAAGFSW
- a CDS encoding sugar ABC transporter ATP-binding protein, whose protein sequence is MLQLTGIKKNFGPVTVLRGVDLEVRAGEVHALLGENGAGKSTLMKILCGIVTPDAGEIRIDGQACRFDSYHEAIAAGVGVVFQEFSLIPYLDAVDNMFLARELRSSFGLLQRAAMRRRAAQIIAQLGVEIPLDVPVCKLSVAQQQFVEIAKALALEARILVLDEPTATLTPGEVEHLFKVMRGLREQGVAIIFISHHLEEIFEICDRITVLRDGTYIGTCAVSEVDQARLVEMMVGRRIENCFPPKPAVAPEGDVVLEVEALQLKRNGPVSRFRLRRGEILGFAGLVGSGRTETVLAMLGAHPSVQCKLTMRGVPLRFADPAQALQAGIGLLPESRKEQGLITSFPILHNISLNNYGKYRAGGFFLDRRREAESTRMAMQRVRVKAPDAHARVDTLSGGNQQKVVIARWINHNMQVLIFDEPTRGIDVGAKAEIYQLMREFTAQGYSIIMISSELPEVVGMSDRVCVFKGGGIVATVEGDAVTAEEIMTHATTGRLHHAA